AAACTGTTCAAGAAAAAATTAACGAAATTGGAGAGGCTAAAAGTGATGAAGAAAAATTAAAATTAGAACAATTAAATGCAAAGCTTAATGTTTATAAACGTGCACATGAAGATTTGGCTCCCTTGTTTGATCCATATTCAAAGAAATTAAGTGAAGTCCAAGATAAAATTAAAACTCTTAATGAATTAAAAAAAGAATTTTCAGTTTCAGATAATCAGTACAAAAAATTGATAGTGAAATTGAGAGATTAGAAAATATAATTAAACCGAAAAAAGTCTCAGCTAATAATCAAAATGTTAATGAAAATATAAAATTAGATTTCGATGAATTTAAATTAACTCAAGAAGATTTTGACTGGATTGATGATGTTATTGAAAAAGAAAATGAATTAGCTCAAAACCGTCTGGACAATTTACAGTTATATATTGATGCTCGAAATGACCTATCCGAAGATGAGAAAAAGATCTTGAAGAAAAACTAAAAAGAGAAGAAGAAATTCACAATTTACGAATGAGTTCAATTAGTGAATTTGGAAATGCACTTGAAAGCTTAGGCTCTCATGGAAAAACATTTGTATCTTATTTCAATGCTGCGCTTCAATCTGCAATAAAAATAAATGAAGCAATAAATACAATGAAGACCGATCAGCTTTCTGGAACTCTCGGAATATTTTCCGGCTTTGCAAGTTTCTTCTCACATATATTCGGATTTTCAAAAGGCGGAACGGTAACAAATCAAAACGGAAATATTTCAATTGAGCCACATAAAAAATTTGCCTCCGGAGTTTCAAATTTTACTGTCCCAGCTGGTTTTAATAAAGATAATTACTTAATCGGTGTTCAATCCGGTGAGAAAGTTTCGGTTACTCCGGCAGGGCAATCAAATAATTTATCAACTCATTAACTTGAAGAAATATTATCAGGTATTTATGGAAGAATTGGCGCTATGAATGCGAATTTAATTTCTGGTCTTGATGACATAGTACGATATTCTTCAATCAAAGTAACTCAAAATGTTGATAATGAAGGACTTCGTTTAGCAGTTGAAAGAGCAAAAAGAATTCGCAATATGTATTAAAAGCGATTTGAGCCTTTATCTATTATTTTTCTTTTTATCTATTCAAAATTATTTACAGAAGATTTCAAAAGTGAGAAAAAATTGAGTCAGAATTTTCTCATTTTTTTTATTTCGAGTCAAAATTTTACATGTAAATGACATTTTTCGTTAAAATTTTCTACTTTTTTAAAATCAGTGTATTAAAATTTAAATTTGATCTATTTTGTGGGAAAACAAGCTAAAAACGAAGAATATCTCCCCTTTTTGTATAACACTTTTTTGACAAAAAATGACATAAAATTACTAAAACAAGAATAAACTAGAAATTATTTGATACTTTGTCTCTTATAAATAATTTTCTCAATACTCTTTTGCGATAAGAAATAATCTGCAGCAACTTTCGATTTGACATCTTTTGGTGACTTTCCTTTAAGTACCATTTCGTGATAATCTAACTCTATTTTGAGATTTCTGAAAGCAATATCCGGATAACCATCATCAATAAGTGCATTTATTAATGATCTTACAAGGTCGATAAGTCTTAGAGTGAATTTCTTAGTTAACAATTAAAATTAAGATGTTTTGTGAAGAATTTGTACAATTGTTCTGTAAGTAATTGTAAAATCAATTCAATTCAGGAGAAATAACGTCTTAAATGTATTTTATTTTTGAATTGGCAACATCCTAAAAATGTTAGGATGGTAAAAATGTAGCTGAATTGTTTTAATACGTATTTGTACTTATTGTAAGTACTTATACGTATTTACAAAAAGATATTTTTCTCTTATATTGTATTTAAGATTTAAGTTAAAAATATAAAATAATTATTAATGTAGGTTAATTGGCGAAGCTTTTTTAAGTTCTCAAAAATTAACACTAAGGTTGATAAATAAAATTAAGTACTTAAGATTTGTGTCGTATTATTAAATCAAAAATTCTTAATAATCATAAGTTAATATTACGCCGAAAGTTATTTAAGTAAAATAATGATATTGAATGAATGAAAAGAAGAAGAAAATTCCGTATAATAAACCAAAATTTAAATTTGAAAAATTTTTGTAAAAGTATATTTTATAACGAGTTATAAAAATTTTAAGTAGATATTAGAAAATACAAAAGCAGAAGAAATTGCTTGTTTAACTCTCTTCAATATGAGTTGGGCTATTCTGCTTAATATATAGTTAGGTGGATTTAATAAGGTGTAAATATGTCTTTTATAACTGAGATTAATAATCTTATAACGAGAGTGAATGACCCAAGTAAATTTACTGATGCTCAAAGAAGAGAAAGGGTTATTCTCTATGCGAATGGAATAGAGTCAAAAAACAAACAAGCTTCCTTTGCGTTAGCATTAATAAACTCTCTTAGTAATCAAACGCCAAGTAATACAAGAGATGCTTACGGTTATGACGATTATGATAAAATTCATTTTTATTCTGATACATTTTGGGCATTAGAGCGATCCATACTTGATGTTCTATCCCAAATTGTTAATCAAACTGAAAATCTTGGATTGGACGAAAGAAGCTGTGATTTTACAAGGGTGATTAATTACATACAGGCGAACCACAATCATTCGCCGCTTTTACCATTATTGTCTACGCTTAGGAATTTACAAGAATATACTCAACTTGATGAATATCGTAATTGTTCGATGCATCGTAGGCAAGTATATCTCGAATATCAACAGACTTCACGTGCATATACAACCCCTGGATATGGAAATGCTTCCGGTTCAGTTATTTCTCATGAATGGATAGTTTGTGAAAATCCGCTTGATGTTATTCCAGCTATTACCTTAAGAAGATTAATTACACCATATTGTCAAAATATTTTTGATATAATAGAAAACAATGTAAAAACAATTTTAAATAATCTTATTCCATAAAAATAAAAAGGTGAGTCATGGCAAATGAATTAAAAAATCCACAGCAAATACAAATCAACACTACTGATGAGATGTCACGTGGAAGATTCAGCAATACTATGTTTATAGCACATAGCCCAGAAGAATTTATTCTAGATTGGATGCTTATGTCTCCAAATGGCAATCATCTTGTATCTAGACTAATTGTATCACCTGGTCATATGAAAAGAATTATTAAAGCTCTTAATGATAACATGAAAAACTTCGAAGAAAAATTTGGTGAAGTTAAATTCTTAGAACCAAGTGAACAAAAATTTAATTAATAATATCCACCTAACCCGCAACTCAAAGCGACCGCTATCTTCGAAGCGGTCGTTTAA
The nucleotide sequence above comes from Ignavibacteriota bacterium. Encoded proteins:
- a CDS encoding DUF3467 domain-containing protein, which gives rise to MANELKNPQQIQINTTDEMSRGRFSNTMFIAHSPEEFILDWMLMSPNGNHLVSRLIVSPGHMKRIIKALNDNMKNFEEKFGEVKFLEPSEQKFN